The Tindallia californiensis genomic interval TTTTTAGAGTAATCGATCTCCCAGCAAAGAACTTATTAGCGCTACGGCTACCTGCGCTGTTTTGTTTTTTTCGTCTAAAATTGGATTTACCTCAACAAACTCAGCGGAGACAATTAAGTCCGTTTCCGCTAGCATTTCCATAGCAAGATGCCCTTCCCGATAGCTAATACCTCCAATAACTGGTGTCCCTACTCCCGGAGCATCTGTAGGATCTAATCCATCTAAGTCAAGGGATAAATGAATCCCATCCGTTTTCCCTTTCAAATATGTCAAAGATTCCTCAATCACTTTAGTCATTCCCATTCTATCAATTTCATGCATGGTATACATTTTAATTCCCTTCGCTTTTACCAATTCCCTTTCACCCTGATCTAAATCTCTATGTCCAATCATCACTACGTTCTCTGGTTTTACTTTTGCCTTAGGGTAAAAAAGACTTGTCAAAGATTCATTGCCAACTCCCAAGCTTGCTGCCAAAGGCATTCCATGAATGTTTCCTGATGGGGAGGTGTCTTCTGTATTCAAATCAGCATGAGCATCAATCCAAATAACTCCCAAGTTTTCATAATGCTTAGAAA includes:
- the rocF gene encoding arginase — encoded protein: MNQKKVSIVGVPMDLGQNRRGVDMGPSAMRYAGVRSRIEKLGHQVEDHGDLHIDFSEKKSSEKKTNLKNLMEVERVNAMLAEKVSHIVEEGSFPLVLGGDHSIAIGTIAGVSKHYENLGVIWIDAHADLNTEDTSPSGNIHGMPLAASLGVGNESLTSLFYPKAKVKPENVVMIGHRDLDQGERELVKAKGIKMYTMHEIDRMGMTKVIEESLTYLKGKTDGIHLSLDLDGLDPTDAPGVGTPVIGGISYREGHLAMEMLAETDLIVSAEFVEVNPILDEKNKTAQVAVALISSLLGDRLL